Proteins found in one Clostridia bacterium genomic segment:
- a CDS encoding aminotransferase class I/II-fold pyridoxal phosphate-dependent enzyme, whose product MAVFSNQHRAPVLEALKAYVEDRVIRFHMPGHKGGLGADPEMRKFLGSAVYAADVTGVEGMDDLHAPLGVLREAEELAAQLFGADRSFFLINGTSSGVQGMILGTIPPGDKLIVSRNVHKSILAGIVLAGIEPIYLQPDIDSYLGIAMGFDPEKVWAKAQDQSGVCGALVVNPTYYGVACQLEQLSANLHAQDQVLLVDEAHGPHFHFHPQFPAPALEQGADACAQGMHKLLSSLTQASMLHLKGNRVNAEAVAESLRLIQSTSASYLLLASLDAARRQMFLQGYELWSQALSLASTLREALSDIPGIYVFGPEILDRGGSESLDLTKVTITVKELGITGQKAEIILRCRFNIQVEMSDLFNVLVMVGIGNTEEEIFRLAEAVRYLAQHCKEFQEPEALQLLAAAEKLDPLPPASPLAMLPREAFFAAKEACPLKQSQGRVAAELVTCYPPGIPILGPGEVISQSAIDYLEVVRRAGLRISGPRDLSLETLQVVK is encoded by the coding sequence GTGGCAGTTTTTTCTAACCAGCATCGCGCCCCGGTTTTAGAGGCTCTCAAGGCCTATGTAGAGGACCGGGTCATCCGGTTTCATATGCCTGGGCATAAGGGGGGACTGGGAGCCGACCCGGAGATGCGCAAGTTTCTGGGAAGTGCGGTTTATGCTGCTGACGTCACCGGCGTGGAAGGGATGGATGATCTGCACGCGCCCTTGGGGGTGTTGCGCGAGGCCGAGGAGCTAGCGGCCCAGCTTTTTGGGGCTGACCGGTCCTTTTTTTTGATTAACGGCACTTCGTCCGGTGTTCAAGGAATGATCCTTGGTACTATCCCCCCTGGCGACAAGCTGATTGTTTCCAGGAATGTCCATAAGTCGATCTTGGCGGGAATTGTCTTGGCTGGGATTGAGCCTATATACCTACAGCCGGATATCGATAGCTATTTAGGTATAGCCATGGGGTTTGACCCGGAAAAGGTGTGGGCTAAGGCCCAGGACCAGTCTGGGGTTTGTGGTGCCTTGGTGGTGAACCCTACTTACTATGGGGTAGCTTGCCAGCTGGAGCAGCTAAGCGCTAACCTGCATGCCCAGGATCAGGTGCTGTTGGTAGATGAAGCCCACGGACCTCACTTTCATTTCCATCCCCAATTTCCGGCCCCGGCTCTCGAACAAGGAGCTGATGCCTGCGCTCAGGGCATGCACAAGCTTTTAAGCAGCCTTACCCAAGCATCCATGCTCCACCTCAAGGGGAACCGGGTCAATGCTGAGGCGGTGGCTGAAAGCTTGCGGCTGATTCAGAGCACCAGCGCTTCTTACCTGCTCTTAGCTTCCCTGGATGCGGCCCGCCGGCAAATGTTTCTCCAGGGATATGAGCTGTGGTCCCAGGCCCTATCCTTAGCCTCTACCTTGCGGGAGGCCTTAAGCGATATACCGGGCATTTATGTCTTTGGCCCGGAGATCTTGGATCGCGGAGGCAGCGAGTCGTTGGACCTGACCAAGGTTACCATCACCGTGAAAGAGTTGGGAATTACGGGACAAAAGGCAGAAATCATTCTCCGCTGCCGCTTCAATATTCAGGTGGAGATGTCCGACCTCTTCAATGTTTTAGTGATGGTGGGCATCGGTAATACGGAAGAAGAAATCTTTCGCTTGGCGGAGGCTGTCCGGTACCTGGCTCAACATTGCAAGGAGTTTCAGGAGCCGGAGGCGCTTCAGCTCTTGGCGGCGGCGGAAAAGCTAGATCCCCTTCCTCCTGCATCCCCGTTGGCCATGTTGCCCCGGGAAGCCTTTTTTGCTGCTAAAGAAGCCTGCCCTTTAAAGCAGTCGCAGGGTCGGGTGGCGGCCGAGCTGGTGACTTGTTATCCCCCCGGGATCCCCATCCTGGGGCCGGGGGAAGTTATTAGCCAGTCTGCCATCGACTACTTAGAGGTGGTGAGGCGAGCGGGACTTAGGATATCTGGTCCCCGGGACTTGTCCCTGGAAACCCTTCAGGTGGTTAAATAG
- a CDS encoding pyridoxal phosphate-dependent aminotransferase: protein MFTLVSKKAQEMPPFIVMDVLEKAKEMEAQGQEIIHLEVGEPDFDTPEPVKEAAIRALKDGDTHYTHSLGKLELREAIAEHYYHKYGVAVSPDQIVVTSGTSPAMLLVFSVLLEPGEEAILSNPHYACYPNFIRYVDGQPVMVPVREEDGFKYRVEEIKDHLTPRTKAIMVNSPANPTGNVFTAGELEAVANLGPYVISDEIYHGLVYEGREHSILEFTDRAFVINGFSKLYAMTGWRLGYVIAPPGFVRGLQKLQQNLFICASSFAQAAGIAALRECHDHVAQMVDTYDQRRRYLLSRLKDMGIATQVEPTGAFYALANVKAYTNDSYSFAFQILKEARVAVTPGVDFGSNGEGYLRLSYANSLDNIKEGLDRLERFLANK from the coding sequence ATGTTTACACTAGTTTCCAAGAAAGCTCAGGAAATGCCCCCTTTTATCGTCATGGACGTGCTGGAGAAGGCCAAAGAGATGGAGGCCCAAGGCCAAGAGATTATCCACCTGGAGGTGGGCGAACCGGATTTCGATACCCCTGAGCCGGTGAAGGAGGCAGCCATCCGCGCCCTAAAGGATGGCGACACCCACTACACCCATAGCCTGGGGAAGTTAGAGCTTAGGGAGGCCATTGCCGAGCACTATTACCACAAATACGGGGTAGCCGTCTCCCCGGACCAAATCGTGGTGACCTCCGGGACCTCTCCGGCCATGCTCTTAGTCTTTTCAGTACTATTGGAACCGGGCGAAGAGGCCATCCTCTCCAACCCCCACTACGCCTGTTACCCCAATTTTATCCGCTACGTAGACGGCCAACCGGTGATGGTGCCGGTGCGAGAAGAGGACGGCTTTAAATACCGGGTAGAAGAGATCAAGGACCACCTCACTCCCCGCACCAAAGCCATCATGGTTAACTCCCCCGCCAACCCCACCGGCAACGTGTTTACGGCCGGGGAGCTTGAGGCAGTAGCCAACCTTGGCCCCTACGTTATTTCGGATGAAATCTACCATGGGCTGGTCTATGAAGGCAGAGAACATAGCATCCTAGAGTTTACCGATCGCGCCTTTGTCATTAACGGCTTTTCCAAGCTTTATGCCATGACCGGGTGGCGTCTAGGCTACGTCATTGCTCCCCCGGGATTCGTCCGGGGGTTGCAGAAGCTCCAGCAAAACCTCTTTATCTGCGCTAGCTCCTTCGCCCAAGCCGCCGGCATTGCCGCCTTAAGGGAGTGCCACGACCATGTGGCCCAGATGGTAGATACTTATGACCAGCGCCGGCGCTATTTGCTGTCCCGCCTAAAGGACATGGGTATCGCCACCCAAGTGGAGCCCACCGGGGCTTTTTACGCCCTGGCCAACGTCAAGGCCTACACCAACGATTCCTATAGCTTCGCCTTCCAAATCCTCAAAGAGGCTCGCGTTGCCGTCACCCCCGGAGTTGACTTCGGCTCCAACGGTGAAGGCTACCTCCGCCTTTCCTACGCCAATTCATTGGACAATATCAAAGAAGGCCTCGACCGCTTGGAGAGATTCTTAGCCAACAAGTAG
- a CDS encoding Hsp20/alpha crystallin family protein, which translates to MPNIIRWDPWGELADWREAMDRFWNERGPMARWRRWEGMPWWGRGWAPAVDVYDRRDAIVVKADMPGVPKENMEVMVSDDSVTIRGEVKREESVNEKDYYRAERAYGSFSRTIPLPAAVDHQKATASFKDGILEITLPKAAGKADRRRLEIH; encoded by the coding sequence ATGCCAAACATTATTCGCTGGGATCCGTGGGGTGAACTGGCCGACTGGAGGGAGGCTATGGATCGTTTCTGGAACGAGCGTGGCCCCATGGCCAGATGGAGGCGATGGGAAGGCATGCCTTGGTGGGGCCGGGGATGGGCACCGGCCGTGGACGTTTATGACCGCCGCGACGCCATCGTGGTCAAGGCGGATATGCCAGGGGTGCCCAAGGAGAACATGGAGGTCATGGTGAGCGACGATTCGGTTACCATCCGCGGGGAAGTGAAGCGAGAGGAATCGGTAAACGAAAAGGATTACTACCGCGCCGAGCGGGCCTACGGCTCTTTTTCTCGGACCATTCCCCTTCCGGCGGCGGTAGATCACCAAAAGGCCACTGCTTCGTTTAAGGATGGCATTCTTGAGATTACTTTGCCCAAGGCGGCGGGTAAGGCCGACCGGCGGCGCCTAGAGATCCACTAA
- a CDS encoding flagellin, translated as MIINHNIAALNTYRYLTNVNNATQKSLERLSSGLRINRAADDAAGLAISEKMRGQISGLTQAARNAQDAISLIQTAEGGLNESQAILQRMRELAVQAASDTNTPADRAQIQKEIDQLSQELSRIGNTTEFNTMPLLNGNFRGTFQIGANQNQSMTVTIGDMRGYQLGVAGKVAVQQTASLETGATISEGTYTVQKVSDTEYKLINSDGVQVGKSTDGKTWTDMATTPNNQFIFADAVTSGTITIANGKATGTAYIDNMGLQAGTYTVDSSNNVLDSTGKKIGTYDAANKKIVDLSGNDLTGTVNTTLTSTTFTVGGVDVSTQTAANSAITIIQAALDKVSDQRSALGAYQNRLEHTINNLNTAGENLTAAESRIRDVDMAEEMMSFTRNQIIAQAATAMLAQANAQPQLVLQLLR; from the coding sequence ATGATTATTAACCACAACATTGCTGCGTTAAATACTTATCGTTACCTGACCAACGTCAACAACGCCACCCAGAAGTCTTTGGAGCGCCTGAGCTCGGGGTTGCGCATCAACCGTGCCGCCGATGACGCCGCTGGCCTGGCCATTAGCGAGAAGATGCGCGGCCAGATCAGCGGCCTGACTCAGGCAGCTCGTAACGCTCAGGATGCCATCTCCCTCATCCAAACCGCCGAGGGCGGCCTGAACGAAAGCCAAGCCATCTTACAGCGGATGCGGGAGCTAGCCGTGCAAGCGGCCTCCGACACCAACACACCTGCTGACCGGGCGCAGATCCAGAAGGAGATCGACCAGCTTTCCCAAGAGCTCTCCCGTATCGGCAACACCACCGAGTTTAACACCATGCCTCTGCTCAACGGGAACTTCCGAGGCACCTTCCAGATTGGTGCCAACCAGAATCAGAGCATGACTGTAACCATCGGTGACATGCGTGGCTACCAGTTGGGCGTGGCTGGCAAAGTAGCGGTCCAGCAAACCGCATCTTTGGAGACGGGTGCCACAATTAGTGAAGGAACCTATACGGTGCAGAAGGTAAGCGACACAGAGTATAAGCTCATAAACAGCGACGGCGTCCAGGTCGGAAAAAGTACTGATGGAAAAACATGGACGGATATGGCCACAACACCCAATAACCAGTTCATATTTGCTGACGCCGTAACCTCCGGCACCATCACCATCGCCAATGGTAAGGCCACCGGCACCGCCTACATTGATAACATGGGCCTACAGGCCGGCACATACACCGTTGACAGCTCAAATAACGTCTTAGATTCCACCGGTAAGAAGATCGGGACATATGACGCCGCGAATAAGAAAATTGTTGACCTGTCCGGCAACGATCTCACTGGGACTGTTAATACGACACTTACAAGTACAACGTTCACGGTTGGTGGTGTAGACGTCTCAACCCAGACGGCTGCCAACAGCGCAATCACTATTATCCAGGCTGCCCTAGACAAGGTGTCCGACCAACGCTCCGCCCTGGGCGCCTACCAGAACCGCCTGGAGCACACCATCAACAACTTGAACACTGCTGGGGAGAACCTCACGGCAGCCGAGTCCCGCATTCGCGATGTAGACATGGCCGAAGAGATGATGAGTTTCACCAGAAACCAGATCATCGCCCAGGCAGCTACCGCCATGCTAGCCCAGGCCAACGCCCAGCCCCAGCTGGTCTTGCAGCTCCTCCGATAA